The Coffea arabica cultivar ET-39 chromosome 2c, Coffea Arabica ET-39 HiFi, whole genome shotgun sequence genome includes the window agCACTGTCCAGATAAAAGCATTATTATTAACAACTAGTGGCTTATCAGAATTGTGGTGCTCTTGAAGTTTCAAAAATCAGAAATATTGGCTTCAAACCTCCGTTCTCTCTCACTTCGTTTTTTAGATCCCACTCATTTCCTGTCGAAAGGAGACGAAAGAAATTGGTGATGCATGTATACAGGTATTAGATATAACAATGTTTGTACTTTTTCCCCCTTCAATTTACCAAggcaataacaaaaaaaaaaaaaaaacacgcgCGCGCGACATTTTTTTGCTAACAGCATATCTTCATGGATGATTTATTATTGAATTGTTTTAAAAGCTGATTTTGGAACTGATGCGAGGATGCTTTGGAAGCTTGAATGCAGGGCGAATTTAGTTTAGTTTCACGACGAAAGCAAATATTAAACCCCATGCAAAATCACGCAGATTAGACGGTGCCTTTTCAGCATATGACATTTGAACCCATGACCTAGGATGCGTAACCCATGCTGGATGACAAGGCCTGCCCATATCCATCCAATATGACCTACCATGCTCAAGTCCAACAGGAAACGCTCAATTCAATTGAGAACTCTCAAtgcaaaaaaaagaagtaattaATCTTTTTTACATTAACAATGTATACGTGATCAGTgttatataaattttaaatttaatttttacagACATATCATGAATCTAATATTGATAGCATATACGCTATCAGTGTACGGaggatttatttaaaaaaaattaaaaaagaaaaagagagaggctTGTGAATGACAGAATACGAGCGTCACGAAGCACGTGACGAGAAGAATCAATTGACGTAGCGTGGGATCATCTTGGAACGATCTAAAGGCGGCAACCAGTGTGGCGGTGCCACGCAGTACCATGTGACGTGTCACCTGGGAGAAAGAAACACCCTCTCCCGCTCATTTTCTGGAAAGCGAGCTGGTCCAACTCCAACCACGCCTCCTACAAAGATAACCACTTCTCGCCGGATCTGCCTGTGATTCCTCCTCTAAAACAGGGGATTATTCGGAATAatcttttttaagaaaatgcTAAAGTACTTTTTGATATAAAGTAAATTATTCGGATGCTTACTGAACTTTTGAAACAGTTGAATTTTGATCATTGAactattaaaaaattaattttgactGTTAAATTATCTAAAGTTTAAATCTCGGATcattatattaaatttaatcattaattatgtccttttttttttgtctcgtGAATCATGCAAGCACTTAAATCTGTTATGTCTAATGATTAAATTTAACAGAATGATCAGAAATCTAAACTTTAAATAGTTCGATGGGCAAAATCAGATTTTCAATAGTTCAACAGTTAAAATTCGACGATTCTAAAAAGTTTAATGACCATCCAGATAATTTGCTTTTTGATATATTACATGGAGAcaaaaatatgattaaaaaatatatttatgatgtaagtaaataagtttgtataaataataaactatccaaataaatccaaacggctattttaaataaataaatttgtgcAAATAAAATGTATTTATTTCCATTCATTTTGTTCCGCTATTTCAGCCCTTGTCACCAGCTATTCTATCAATATCTCCATTCCAAACACCCCTGCTCCTCACCCAAAATCACATAAACATAGAGTAttgtttaaaatattatttagatcaattattaatattttcttGTGATATGATGTGCTATTTCCATTCCGTTGATAGTctcatgtttcttttttttttttttttttgaattgtcTAAACATGTTTGTCACTTATGcaatataacaaaaaaatattctttgATTACCCAGTTTACCCTTTGAGTGTTGTCACGCTCGATTTTGGATATCTTCTTACACATAGGAAGACACTAAAAAATCTGTTTCATTGAATGTGTCTACCAAGGGTAAAGTGGGAAATAAGCAACATATGGCCTCAACTTTTGCTACTAcacatttattaaaaaaaaaaaatttccactaAGAACACAAGCAAcgctattattattatttttttttttttgcatgacgAAAAGAGCTTCTAGTTGGTAAAAAACCGAAACATCAAAATTGTTTTTAATGAAATAGCCAACTTAGTGACTTACCAAAGGAAAAAATTATTCATGTAAGCAGTATTACAGCATACTTTGTCTAAATTTTAGTGATGATAATAAGAGATCAAGCTAATAACAGGAATAGAAAACGTGATTGAGAATGATTAAAAGTAAAGATATGATTTGAttgacataaaaataaaaaatgtacaATTAATACAAACTTATATATGGCAGGTCATTAATAGATTGGATTAAGTTGACTATAAATAAGGAATTGTGAAAAGGACTATAATTAATTGTAagccaaaaaaaatgaaggagtaAAATCCACAAAGATATAAAGTGACACACTTTTTTCTTGCAAAATAATTTGCCACTTGGTGTGAAGATAAAATAATTCTGTCTACTTGATAGAATATAGAAATTAATGGCCAAGTTAGTAGCCTACCAAAATCGGAATTGAacattgctctctctctctctccctctctatatatatatatgtgtgcgtGTGTGATACTtgaaaaaatgtgtttatgatataaacaaaataatatttgaaatttcttttgtATCTATTAATTATATCTTTTTTGCTGCAACTAATTAGTTTATGGCCGATCAAATTGTTGCTGCTAGTTTCTACTTCTATTGTGCGTATCCTAATTTCACTTAGCCACGCACAAAAGAAATGAATAATGACTTTGCCCGGGTTATGACAAAATTCACTTTCCAACTTTATTTGCATAGCAACTACAAAACGAATACACAGAAAAGTTTTTCCATGTCGAGTTTATTGATTTAGATGATTCAATGCACTCTAATAAGAAACAGAATGGGTAATTCCACTTACTTTACGGCCAAGAATAGTAAAGAATAATCAATAATATATAGTGATTGCGTACAAAAGACTTGGCAGCTCTTCCATTGTGGATTTCCTAAAAGAGTCTTGTTGAATCATATCATGGTTTCTGTGGTTGACCTGTGGAGAAGAGTCTGCAAATATGGCTTAAAGAACCTTTCTTTGCTTTATCTGAGCTTATTTGGTCCATATAGATGAAGTTTAGAATGAAGGAACGACATTGTGGAAagaatggagaaaaaaaaaaaagaaaaagaaaagggaaacaagggGAAGTGGTTATAATAAGTACTACTAAAGTTATGGCGGTGCAAGGAAGTGAAAGTTGGCAGGAATTAATAGATTAAGACTAAGTGAAATTTTGTTGATGTGGCCAGCCTAGATTGGTAAGTGTACTTGATCAAGGGGATCACCTTGATACACCTTTTTTATTGATTTAGATGATTAAAAGCAATCTAATAAGAAACGGAATGGGTAATTCCACTTACTTTCGGGCCAAGAATGCACACAAAAGACTTGGCAGTTTTTACATTGTAGATTTCCTAAAATCCGAGATAAACCCTTTTTGCCTCAGCTTGTTTTATCTCGGTCCTGGCCCTGGTCCCGGTCCTAGGTACGTACATGGCGTAGGAATAGTGGTGTGTTTTGTTGTACATTAATTATAAAGAGTCTTCTCTATCTTTGATGAAACTTTTCCCCTTGGGCCTTGACTGCCATCACCACcatattctttctttctttgagctgAAGTTTTGAGGTCTTTATCATATTGTTATCTAGTTACCCTTTTTGCGCGTTACAACTGTAGTTTGATCACCTTTTTCCTGTAAATCTGTTTCTAGATTTAGGGGAACAGATGGAAGAATTGTGGAGGCATAAGAGGAGAAGCGGTGGAGGTAGACATTGCTTCCCGCGTTTTCCATCTGCAATCCTGAATTAACTCATGCGTGCAAGCTATTCTTTGTAATCTCAAGTAATCCCTCTTCAGCCACTACATTTTTCTTGGTCCTAAACGGTTTTAATTCTCTTTAAGCTTCTTCATTTCTCATCAGCCCCTGGCCTTTACTCTATCTCTATCTCACCTTCCTTTTCACGTATCACTTTCCTCTTTAGTAGTATAAATTAAGTTTCAAAACATCCCCAGTATCAGATAATTATCCAATCAACATTGTTTTCTCTCGACTATCTGCTTTTGCCGTAACCTATAGACTTAGTCGTCTTCAACCTCGAAACAACTAAAAAGACTCGATCTTTCGTGTATATTCAGTACCCAATCCAATTTGCTGTTTCTTCAACAGTTTCTATCAAGTAAGAATCCCTCATTAGTAAAGTTTCTTCCTCACCCTTCCCCCCTCTTGCATTTTCAGGACTGCTTGCTGATTTTCGTGGAGGTTGTTGCATCTGGGCTGCCAATGATTTACTTAATCTTCAATCCCATATATCAAAGCTTCTTAGAATTTGGGTGCTGAAGATTGAAGCAAAGATTTAAACTTTCTGTTTGCGTTAGCTTTTAACAATCAAATTGAAGGGATTTTTTGAGCAAGGAATTAAGGGAAGAATTTTAAGTTGGTTTCCTTGTTTTTGCTTAGATCTGAATTTGGAGGCCATGGGAAGTCATATGAGTAAGAAGCCTGGTGAAAGTTCATCTGCAATTAGCAACATTCAATTCACGACTGAGCTTAATTCATATGAAGCCGCTTGTAAGATGGATGAGGGTTTGCAGTCCTTTGACACAAGTCTCCATGCTAGAACAAACCATGTTATCAGTACTCTTGCTGCTGGCGTAGAAGTTAGGGCCGTCTCATTTGATTCTTTAAAGGAAGTCACTGGATGCCTTCTGGACATGAACCAGGAGGTTGTTAAGGTTATCTTGGAGTGCAAGCAGGATATCTGGAAGAATCAAGAATTGTTTGAGCTTGTGGAGGAGTACTTCGAGAACAGTCTCAAAACTCTGGACTTCTGTGCTGCTTTAGAAAAGTGCCTAAAAAGAGCCAGGGACAGCCAATTGCTTATTATGGTTGCTCTACAGCAATTTGAAGAGGAGGATGGAGTTGAAGGGAATAGGTACAATAGGACTTTGGATGAGTTGAAGAACTTCAAGGCTGCCGGTGATCCTTTCACCGAggaatttttcgaaattttCCAGTCTGTGTATAGGCAGCAAATTCTGATGCTTGAGAAGCTGCAAATGCGAAAGAGTAAGCTTGATAAAAAGCTCAAGTACATCCATGCTTGGAGAAAATTGTCGAGCATTATCTTTGTTGCCACATTTGCTGCTGTTCTTATATGTTCAGTCGTGGCTGCTGCTATGGCTGCTCCTCCTGTTGCGGCCGCTCTTGCCGCTGCTACTTCCATCCCACTGGGATCAATGGGGAAGTGGATTGATTCTCTTCTGCAGAGCTATGAAAATGCTGTCAAAGGACAGAAGGAGATCATGAGCTCAATCCATGTGGGCACTTATGTCACCATCAAGGATCTGGACAACATCCGAGTGCTGATTGACAGGTTGGAAATCGATATCGAGTCACTCCTGGCAAATGTTGATTTTGCTATTAGTGAAGATGCTGTGAAGCTTGGCATAGAAGAGATCAGGAAGAAGCTCGATGTATTTATGAAGAATGTCGAGGATTTAGGGGTGCAAGCTGATGTTTGCAGCCGGGATATTCGCAGGGCCAGGACTGTTGTTCTCCAGAGGATCATCAAGAATCCCAACCATTGAGTGAAAGAAGTGAGTGCCCATCTTCATTGCTACTGCTATGTTCCCAATGCGGTTCAACCTTTCGCTGACACGCTGATGATTGTCAATCTTATTATTATGTATTATCTAGCCTCTGTCTTTAAATTCAAACTTTCCTCCTCCGCATTGCTGATAAGGGCTAGTGATTCATTCATTATCATGTTAATCTGCTAGAAGTTTGTTCATTCTTTATGTAATTACGGTTCCACAAAGCTCATTATTGCGTTTTTCCTCGAGAATTTGATGTTTCTGCTTTGGCCTCAtcgttctttctttttttatatgTAATGAGTTTAGGCCAAGGACGTCGTTACTTTTGAAATTAGGATCTTTCAAATTCTATCACTGCTACGGACGCACTGACTTTTAGGCATCTTAGATTCTAATCAACATCAAGAAGTTAAAAGCATCATAATGGACGTTTCTGCTGTGGCAATCACACCATTTTTCGGTCGATCTCAATCAGCTGATTGCAAGGTCGACCAAAACTTTGATTGATCTAAGCCGTTGATCTTCATATAACCTGGGGTTCATGTTGCAGTTTATTCGTAAAAAATATGCCACCACAGCTTCTTTGATCTTCTAAGTGGTTGTTTTCTTTGGGTTAAACAAGAGGTGGAGTCGTCTGAAAACGACTAATTCAGCATCAAACGAGGTTCCTAGCAATTGGACTACTATTGCTAGGCTTCTTCCAGAGCCTTTTTTCTTTGCTCTTTTTGGTTTGGGGGCTGGGGAGGGGTATTCTTCTCGGATGCAACTGGTGTTGTCTCCTGTCTACAACCAGGTTAGTTAAAGACAACGTCATGAGATAATGTATATATAATCTGCCTCTAGTCTTGGCTGAAGTTAGAAGTAGAGGACTAGGTCGTGCTTCTTTCCGCGTCCGTGGTTCAATCTTTCAGTCTCAGTTTGGGCAACCACGCCAACTTCAGTATGTGGTTTGATAATCTGTCATTTAGGGTGCAACCCAACACAACGCCCCTTGAGTCTCCTGGCTAGTGACTGTACGCGAATGATCCTGAGTAAAAGTCAGATAATAATAATACTGCAAAATTGCAAATGCAGGAATGTGCCCTCAAAGAATGAAACTGATGCAGCAACATAGGATCTGCTCCTGTCATCGAGTGAAATGTTGCTCGTTTTGTGAAAATCCCACTAATCTTTTCATTCTGGGTAAAATGTTGTGACATAATCACCTAAAGACTGTTGTCATCAACCAAGAGTGTTGATGAATTATAACAGTTTGGCAGGGGAAGGATGAAAAGTTGCGACACCATTCTCAAACGCCTGATTTGTGTTGCCATCTTTCCTTGCAAAATTCCTGAGCATCGGCTATTAGGTTGGTTCCCACTGGCTGAACTCCTCACCTGTATTCATTAGaggaagggataatttcagaaacctcccccgaggtttctgacaatttcacaaacctccctgaaattaaggttttgataacaaaattagtccaattagaaaaagtaacattaaaaaatattttaaggagagagatgaaattttgattctataaataccccttatGCATGTATTTAAATTGTattagtaaaaaacaaaaataattaaaaattaaaaacaattaaggttttgataacaaaattagtccaattagaaaaagtaacattaaaaagTATTTTAAGGAGAGAGATGAAATTTTGATTCCATAAATATCCCTTATGCATGTATTTgattctataaataccccttatGCATGTATTTAAATTGTattagtaaaaaataaaaataattaaaaattaaaaacaattaaggttttgataacaaaattagtccaattagaaaaagtaacattaaaaagTATTTTAAGGAGAGAGATGAAATTTTGATTCCATAAATATCCCTTATGCATGTATTTAAATTGTattagtaaaaaataaaaataattaaaagttaaaAACAATTAATACACACATTTCACCACTCAAAATGTTCGtatttaataaattagacaACAAAAATTTGTAATAAGACTACACTAATTATCACAAGATTCAGCAAAACAGACAAGTCATCTCTTTTAACATGATATTCGCTATGATTCTTATAATTTTGaacagaaaaattttaaaattttgcctttcttttccctccttTCTCCATTAGGTATATCAATTGATGTTATTTTATAAATACAAGTCATTGTTCATtattaaagaaattttcaacagttatttttgttaattaattactaatagttaattagtacTCTAATTACTTAATTGTTAGATATTAGTAAAGGAGaatggagggaaaaaaaaagacaaatttcaaaattatcccTTAGAGGAATCTTACGGATCACACGGATATCTAATTTAATTACTTTAATAAATTAATCTAGTcaagttttattttcttgatgCCAAGTTATCCAATTTAAGAATTTCACAAGAGTAATGTTAAACTTTCTtggggatttttttttgttgtttgggaGGGGGTGGGGGAGTTGTAAGGCGGGCCTGTGGCCCGCCCATCACATGAAAATTTCAGATAATTTCTCGGCAGAATTTAACAATTTTGCTTAAACACCCCAAAGTTTTCCACCCTCTGTTTCAGTTTCAATATAATAAGGTTAGTCCGTCTGCATGCaatttcacccaaaaaaaaaaaaaaaagagagcaaaaACACAAGGCACCTATCCTCCCTTAGTGAAGAGTTGTGCTAATTAGCACCATTATCGCTAGAAGAAGATTTTAACCAAATAAGCATACCAAGAATCTCCCATGTAGAGTTTATATTGACTTATTCATCTGTCTGTTGGGTGGAGGCTGAACCCCATATTACATGAAAGTATTTCGGAGAGGGTAACACCCCTCAACTCTTCTGCTCATAATATCATAATGGCCTAACCAAATCTTGAAGTTTCTCAAATATACAGATGGTATAAGAGAGAATTTACAAAGCCACAATAGGCCTAGGCCTGATATTAAAGTAAGTTGCTGATGCCAGATATGCACAGGCTAAGGAAACGTACATTTTGAACCAGATAGAAGAGAAAAAGGTTAAGAATGTACAGACACCTGTCAAGGCAATTACGAATGTACAGTTCACCAGACACTTCACCATAGAAAGGTCGCCTTCTATCCCTTCACGTGGAAAATGACCTTTCGAATGAAAATCCGAGAGCAGCTGATCCTTGAGGCTGAATGTTTCCATCAACCACGAAGTTACCTGCTCTTCAGATATCGGGATGTCATTAACATCAACACGGCGTACATGAATGTGAACCTCAGCAGGGTCGACACCAAAAGCATTGTCCAAGAAAGTTGGACAACGTTGTTTATAACCAATTGTAATGTCATAAACTGCCATCATATTAGCATACTGCGGCAAGTCAAGCATCAAGAATATGGAAAATAACAGCAGGACAAAAGAAACCACATAAAAAAACTACAAAGCGCAAGATGATAAGGACTTCATTTGGTGTATTACTTACTCTTAACAACTGTAGGGGAAAAAAAGCACACTTATTTACAGTTTCAAGAGTTCAGGTACATTGTCCTCGGTCATAATTCTGATAATTAGATCGGAAGTTGTAGTAGCAACTTCATCATGTTTTGCAAAATTGACCAGGTAATACTTTAGCTGTTTTGTTAGGAATCACGCTAAGAAACTAGCTCAATCCAGTCACAAGTTATTTATGCTGATCAAGCGACAAAGTGCAATGAACAGATGAAAACAGAGAGCTCGTTGTGAGACTGCAGAGCATGTTGAGAAGGCAAATAACAAAAGGAACTGAGAACCAACTAAAACTTCTGGACATAACAAAACTCCTTACTCATCTTCCAATTTACACATCTTGTTGCTTAACATAAGTACAGGAATTTGGCATCTTTTATGGCTCTTAGAAACGAAGACAACAGGATACAACTTTGGCAAGATAGCAAGAGATTTAATTCTGTCAGCATCCAATATAACGTAGCAAGAGTTATGACTTCTCTTTGCACAAAAtcattgggtttgtttggacaacAAGAATTTGAggtaaaaatttcagattttgttttgcttgcatcatacacacaattcccaatcacttttttatctcacatacatcacatcacacaATGTGCTACAGTAACTAaaccaaataaatcatccaaataaattcttatccaaacaaactcattatGTCTCAAGTTTGATTCATGATATTTGTTAAACTGCTAAGAGTAATGACCCTTAGTTTTTCATACCTAATAGTTGCGGGACTCTCTGTAGACATTTCTCCCTTTGGAAGGGTCAAACAGGAATGACCATAGAGAGGCTACCATTTTGTTTCCCAGAATTCTATCAGTAAATTGGGTATTGGGAAGGAAGGAGGGGGGGGGGCGTGGTGGGGATGATAGCCTAAGATTAAGAAtgtaagaagaagaaaatggaaggcaggCTGGGGAAAGGAGAAATGCATTTTAATCTCTGGGAGTACTATTGAGAGGTACAAATGACAATGATGGCATCACTGCAGTAGGAAAGAAACTTCCCATTTTCCGAGAcagaaaataattcaaaaacaaAACCCTGCAAATCTCCTTTAACTATTTTCAGACACAGCAACTGCGATTGTACCCAAATGTGAACCATCAAAGGATGAAAGGATTACATCATCAAATCTTTAACAACATGGATCAGAGTGCTATGTAAACATGCACGGTTTCCAAATGTATTTCTTACACCAGCCATGTAGGAGGTTAAACTAACCAACCGTGTTTGATGCACCATCATGCCAAAAAAAGTTTCAAGTCTTGAGATTAAAGGATGAAACTTTGAATCAAATTAATGCTGATCCAAGGAAAGCCGCACAGAAAGGACAGAGAAATAACCTGCATCCATCGAGCCCCTCAAAGACTCTAACGAGGCAAAAAAGCCCTTGGATTTTGGAAGCAGCACATTCTTTAGGATCGGAAATCCTTTTTCGGCAGCATACTTTTGACTGCGTTGGCACTTCTCTTCTCTGcattaaattaattaaagaaaaaaaaccatCAGAAAGGATCAGTCATATGGAAGGACCATTTTTGGTCACGAATAATTAAATGATAATAAATTTTGATACTGCTGGGAATAATTTCTTGAAGCAGAATATGTACTTAAAAATATACGGGCGCAAAAGCTTTTTTGAGTGCTGCTTTATCTTCAAGTCATTATGCACAAAGCTATGGGCTTCAGGGGAAAACCAAATCATTGTTGAAAACATGATTATGCTGACAATTACACTACAAATCATTTCTTTAGggagtaaaaatgaaaataaaacaatGTCTGGTCATCAATTTTACAAGGAAGAGGCAATAGTACGTGAAATCTGTGCCTTCAGGAAAAACAGCAAGCCAGAGTGGATCTTGAGGATCTTTGAAAGTTGAAAGCATCTTATACATAACTGCTTCATCAGCCTCCCATCTTCTCTCCACTGGAATGAACTCCACGACATGAAATATCCAACCAAATACAGGCAATTTCATCAAACTGCTCTTAAGAACGTATTTAATGTAACCATGACATCCCTTTCGCAGTGCAAGGTCCCACAAGTACATCCAATCAACCTCGGTCCGATGGTTCGCAATAAGCAAGACACGTTCCCTTGCTGCAACACAGTCCCCTGAGAACACCACTTTAGTcttgtttattttttcaaacAGAAAAGGCCACAAAGCAATCCAGCTTCCCAGAAAGAATGATGTTGCTGTCCTGCTGTAATGTAAGCTGAAAAATCTTAAGACAACAGCTGTCCAAAAACCACAAAACACCAACAGcataaatgctgtcaaaactaacACAACCAAACACAAAACACCTCTAAACGCTTTCCATGGAGTTAAAGGACGGTGCCTTGGTCCATTTCTTGAATTAACCGATGTACACACTTCCATCTAATAAGTTCAAATATCCACCAAACAATTGGATTCCttaatcaaaaaaattttctgaaaaaatGTCCCAAAGAGCAACACAACCCAGAAAGAATTAGCATCAATAAGTTCACCGTCATAAAGTTAGTTGTGATGTGTCATCAAACAAAAGCTTCAGCTTTCCAAGATCAGAAAATCCAGCACCACACAAATGCTTAGTTCAGGACTCTACGGCATGACTGGCGTAATGGCAGGTGATATATTCGATCTGCAAAATCAAAATTGGAAGATCAATCGCGGAACATCCTTTTCAACATAACCAAGCAACAACCAAGAACTTCTGTATGGAAAAGTTGCTATTAAACTGAAGAAAGCCTACATACGGGTTATATCTAACATTGG containing:
- the LOC113726348 gene encoding probable 1-acyl-sn-glycerol-3-phosphate acyltransferase 5 — encoded protein: MEVCTSVNSRNGPRHRPLTPWKAFRGVLCLVVLVLTAFMLLVFCGFWTAVVLRFFSLHYSRTATSFFLGSWIALWPFLFEKINKTKVVFSGDCVAARERVLLIANHRTEVDWMYLWDLALRKGCHGYIKYVLKSSLMKLPVFGWIFHVVEFIPVERRWEADEAVMYKMLSTFKDPQDPLWLAVFPEGTDFTEEKCQRSQKYAAEKGFPILKNVLLPKSKGFFASLESLRGSMDAVYDITIGYKQRCPTFLDNAFGVDPAEVHIHVRRVDVNDIPISEEQVTSWLMETFSLKDQLLSDFHSKGHFPREGIEGDLSMVKCLVNCTFVIALTGVCTFLTFFSSIWFKMYVSLACAYLASATYFNIRPRPIVAL
- the LOC113731323 gene encoding UPF0496 protein At4g34320-like, translating into MGSHMSKKPGESSSAISNIQFTTELNSYEAACKMDEGLQSFDTSLHARTNHVISTLAAGVEVRAVSFDSLKEVTGCLLDMNQEVVKVILECKQDIWKNQELFELVEEYFENSLKTLDFCAALEKCLKRARDSQLLIMVALQQFEEEDGVEGNRYNRTLDELKNFKAAGDPFTEEFFEIFQSVYRQQILMLEKLQMRKSKLDKKLKYIHAWRKLSSIIFVATFAAVLICSVVAAAMAAPPVAAALAAATSIPLGSMGKWIDSLLQSYENAVKGQKEIMSSIHVGTYVTIKDLDNIRVLIDRLEIDIESLLANVDFAISEDAVKLGIEEIRKKLDVFMKNVEDLGVQADVCSRDIRRARTVVLQRIIKNPNH